The window CATCGATAACCTCGATTATCGGCGGACTGTTGATTATCGCATCCACCGATCCGAGCGCTGCTTTCACTTCGTTCTCCTCCATCCCGAAGATCCCGCAGAGGGAGACGATCTCCTCGACCGACCTCATGTGGATATACGACGAGGCGCCCGAAGAGATCGAGACCGGAAACCCGAACTTACGCTGGAATTTCAGGATCTCTGCGAAAGATTCGAGAGCCTTCTGGCGTGGATTCCCCCTCCGGCAGATAATAGCGGATAGATCGATATCGACTGCAACCGAGTTCTCGGCCGCCTTTATGCCGCAGACATCGTCGAACGCACGGCTCCCAGCATCGTGAATTCCGCGGAGGATACCTACGCCGCCGGTCGAAAGTGTAGCCCTGTTGAACGTAGCGTCGCCCGCACTGACGAGGATGATGTCGGGCTTAAATCTGCATTTCCTCATCGCCTTCACGAGATCGTTCTGGTTCTTCTGCCTGAGATGCAGCGCCCGGTAGACACGGACGCCGTAAAACTCACCGGAAACTCCTCCGTTCCCGTCGGCACAGACTATGCTGTCAAAGCCCATGTATTTAGCTTCGAGAGCGAATCTGCGGACGGACGTGTCGCCGGAGGGATACGGAAATACGCAGGCGTCGGAATATGCCATAACAATAATCTATTGAAAAAAGGTTGGGAAATTACTTTCCTCTGTTCTGGTTCGAACGGATGCTCGGGCGGGTCTTCTCTGTTCCCCTGCCTTTCTTCTGCATGCCGCGTCCCCTTACGCCGGCGCTGGTCAGTCCGCGCTCTGCACGGCCCCTGTGCTTGTTGTCGCCCATCCACGAGAGGTGTGCGTCGCTCTTGATCGCGGGGTGGTGACCGTCAACGAGGATGACCTCGTAGTATTTCGCCTTTCCGTCCTCTCCGACCCAGTAGGAGTTGAGAACTTCCATGTTGACGAATTTACGTGCAGCACGCTCTTCAGCGATCCTCTGGATGCTCTTGCCCATTGTGGCACGGCGCATTCCCATGCGGTTCGTCCTGCGTCCGCGGATGTAACGCGGCTTTCTGCGGCCTCCACGACGGACCTTGACACGGCAGACGATGATTCCCTGCTTGGCACGGTAGCCGAGGTTTCTTGCACGGTCGATCCTTGTAGGTCTCTCGATACGGACGACACTTCCCTCGCGGCGCCATTCCTGCATACGGTTCCAGAGAAGTGTCTTTACTTCGGTTTCGTCCGGACATTTCCATGCGTCGCGGACGTATCCATACATTGATTTTACCATTTTTGATTCACCTGAAAGGTTCAGCCGGTCTGAAACCGGCCACATTCCTTTGTGCTCCTGGAGGGACGCATCCCCACAGTTCTTTACAGTTTGGTTTCTGATGATATTAAAACAATAGGGGAAATACCGGCTGGTGCATAAAATACCAAAAAGTTTTCGTCACCTGGTGAATAGTTACAGTTTTTTAAGTTACATTCAGAGCAATTCCATAAATTCATCATAAGTCAAACCTGCTTCTCTTATGATTGCTCTAAGCGTACCGCGTGATATTTCATTGTGATTAGGAATAGTAAGCGGCCTCTTCACCGGATGGCGAAGATGAATATGACTCCCCTTCTGGTCATGGATATAATACCCGGCCCTGGAAAAAGCCTTTATAACCTGATTCCCGGACAAAACCGGAACTTTGGAACTCATACGTTTACTGAAACAAAGGCCTCGGTAATACCATTATCCGGTCTTAGAGGAATTCCTTCCTCTGCAAGGGATTTCAGATGAAGTTCTATTGCTTCCCTGATATTCTCCTTTGCCTCTTCTTCCGTCCTGCCCTGAGATATGCATCCAGGGAGGGAAGGAACGGTTGCAGTAAACCAGCCGTCTTCATCCTTTTCAAGAAGAATTTTAAACTGAATCATTTCCAGGCCTCAGAATTACCTTTACAATAATAATGGTTTACGTAATCATTAGATTATTCATGATCTCAAAATCCAGTTAAATGTCTTTGCCCCTTCTCCGGAATAAAGAGTTTTGGAGACCGGGATTAGTCTGTGTCAGAAGACTTCCTCACCCTTTCCTCTTCTCGACGACGTGGATGTCCTCGATCCCGGTCTCGGGGTACTGCCCTTCCTCGTCCTTCTCGGCCGACTTGACCATATCCCATATAGTAAGAAGTGCGATCGAGACGCCGGTGAGGGCCTCCATCTCGACCCCGGTCTTCCCGTAGGTCTTCACAGTGCAGATCGCCTCTATGCAGGGCTCGCCTTCATTCTCGTTGAAATCGATGTTCACGCCCCCGACGGGAAGCGGGTGGCACATAGGTATAAGATCGGATGTCCGCTTCACAGCCATTATCCCGGCGACCCTTGCCGTCGCAAGGACATTGCCCTTCACGACCTCACCCTTGTGTATAGCATCAACCGTCTCTTCCCTGAGATAGATCTTTCCTGCGGCGACCGCCACCCGGCCCACGTCCGGCTTTTCGGTCACGTCGACCATGTATGCCTTATCGTCTTTTATATGCGTAAATTCCGTCATTCTGTATCTCCTGTTAT of the Methanolacinia paynteri genome contains:
- a CDS encoding RNase P subunit p30 family protein → MAYSDACVFPYPSGDTSVRRFALEAKYMGFDSIVCADGNGGVSGEFYGVRVYRALHLRQKNQNDLVKAMRKCRFKPDIILVSAGDATFNRATLSTGGVGILRGIHDAGSRAFDDVCGIKAAENSVAVDIDLSAIICRRGNPRQKALESFAEILKFQRKFGFPVSISSGASSYIHMRSVEEIVSLCGIFGMEENEVKAALGSVDAIINSPPIIEVIDEAIDEVIPE
- a CDS encoding 50S ribosomal protein L15e, yielding MVKSMYGYVRDAWKCPDETEVKTLLWNRMQEWRREGSVVRIERPTRIDRARNLGYRAKQGIIVCRVKVRRGGRRKPRYIRGRRTNRMGMRRATMGKSIQRIAEERAARKFVNMEVLNSYWVGEDGKAKYYEVILVDGHHPAIKSDAHLSWMGDNKHRGRAERGLTSAGVRGRGMQKKGRGTEKTRPSIRSNQNRGK
- a CDS encoding type II toxin-antitoxin system HicA family toxin, with the protein product MSSKVPVLSGNQVIKAFSRAGYYIHDQKGSHIHLRHPVKRPLTIPNHNEISRGTLRAIIREAGLTYDEFMELL
- a CDS encoding type II toxin-antitoxin system HicB family antitoxin codes for the protein MIQFKILLEKDEDGWFTATVPSLPGCISQGRTEEEAKENIREAIELHLKSLAEEGIPLRPDNGITEAFVSVNV
- the moaC gene encoding cyclic pyranopterin monophosphate synthase MoaC, which gives rise to MTEFTHIKDDKAYMVDVTEKPDVGRVAVAAGKIYLREETVDAIHKGEVVKGNVLATARVAGIMAVKRTSDLIPMCHPLPVGGVNIDFNENEGEPCIEAICTVKTYGKTGVEMEALTGVSIALLTIWDMVKSAEKDEEGQYPETGIEDIHVVEKRKG